The genomic region TACATTGCGTCTGCGCCATTAGCCGCCCGACATGGAAATAGTAACATAAATTCTCCACATCTGCCACTTTGGCTCAAGCTTCCCGCCTGCCTTGTGCCTTCGCCGTCCCAGCCGTTTGGGCGCTGCACGCTAGACAAGGGTCTGAGCTTCTTCTCCACGCGACTTTTGAACGGCGGCCTTCGCATGGCATGGCAGCTTCAATGCTCGTCGTCCTTGTTGATGGATGTGTTAGATCCTCGAGGAGTGAGATCGTGGTGTGTTCTGACCATGTTGCGGCCGTCATGCTCGGTGTCCGAAGCATCAGCAGCGTGGGAGGCCTCTCATCCGCATCGCATCCAAGCAACCTCGACGACGGCCGCGACCTCCACCACCTGCACGAATCTGCAACCGCCTGCATATGATGTTAGTCGCGACAAGAAAAGCACCCTAATTTGCCCAATCCATCCAGATTGGTCGCACTGTTGTTGGCAAATTACCTGCCACTCCAAGTCGCCAACCGACCAATCCGATCCACCAGGGCGCTTACAGCACCAGCGTCTGCGGAGAATCCGAGATTGGCTGGCTCTCGACTCACCATCCGATTTGACGCCCACGGTCCACCGACCTCTCGCGTTTCAGAGTGCCCTCCTGCAGATATCCACATGGACTGCGTTACCTCTCCCGTGTCTGGTCCAATAGCATCGCAGAATCATGCCGTGGGAGCCGTGTAGATACCGGAACTGTGCAGGCGCGGGAGTTGAGATTGTCTGGGTACTGTATGGATGGATATACCTGGCACGATGAATCTGGACGTGTCGTGTGCAATGGACCCTCAGCAGTCCAGACACGTGAGGGAATGGTGCTTAATTGCTGCGATTGGCAGCGGTAGTGGCGAGCCTGTGGAGTCTGCGGGATGGCGTCCTCGGAGGAGTTCGTTGATATCGAGGTCTGAGCCTCTGTTGCACCAGCGCTTCCGGCTGGCACGGCAGGCCAATGTGTTTGTGGACGGGCAAAGCTTGGTCTGAGGAGGTCGTTCAGTAGGGTGGAAATCAGCTCGTAACATTGGGTACCAGGAAACAGGCGAATGTGGCTTTCATGACATCTGCTTCTGCGCGACACTGCATCTGACTCGAACGTGGTTGGTTCAATGCTTCTGTCATCAATCGTAGAATGTCTTACGACGCCCGTACCTCCAGTCACTCATCACCCTCCAGCTTGGAACCCTTCCTGCTCCCACTCCCCATGACCCAGATCTGCACCTCCACCAGTCCCAGCATTGGCAGCGGCAGCAGCGCCCGAACCAGCAATCGTGCTGGCCGACAGGTGACTGGCGTGTTTCTCAATGTCTGAGCTGCCCATCCAATAGAGCATGCCGAACACTAGCAAGTGCAAGGCCAAGCAATACAAGGCAAACAGGTTCCTGCTCGTGCGGGTCGCCAGCACCATGCGTGTGATCTGGAAGACGACGCGCTCGGGCAAACTCATCCGTTTCAGCGCTCTGGCACTTTCTCGGCCGCGGAAGGCTGCGAAGGGGGAGATGTTCTGCTCGTAAGCAGATCTGTATCGATCGAGGGACAGGCCTGATGGCGTGTCTGCGGAGCCGACTTGGACAGTTGATGGATTTGGATTCGATCCGTATGCTGCGCCTGATGATGACGGCTGACCTCTGTTGTAGGTCGACACATATCGTGTCTTCTCGTATAGGTTCAAGTTGTCTCTTTGCAGCGATGCCACTTCTGACCGCAATGAGGACACGACCTGATATTGCTTCTGCAGCTCTGTCTCCAGCTCGCCAATCTTCTTCTTGAAGCGATCGCGCTGTGCTGTCACCATCTGCAGTATACCGGAGCCACCACCAACTGGCTCGCCCGCCCGAAGTGACTCCAAAGTTGGGCTGCCGGTGCCAGATGACCCAGGCTCGAAGCCGCCGATGATGGATGATGTAGGTGATGTACCTCCCCTACCTCTACGGCTGCCATACTGAGACTTGGGAAAGCGCGAAGTGTATGTGCCGGCCACGGACATGGTCTCAAACGCATTCGATGCTTCTTGCTGGGTCTTCTGTAGGTCGTTCTCCAATGTTGCGTTGAGGTTACGCGCCTTCTCAAGGTCCATGTTTGTGCTTGACAGGTCTTCTTGCAGCTGCTCCAACCTTCGCTGCAGCTCCTGGTGAGACACACGAAGCTCTGTTAGCTCATTGCTCAACTTCTTGTTTCGTGCCACAAGTAGTTGCTCCAGGCTTTCGCCGTTCCCCTTTTCTGTTGCTCCGTTGGCATGTGAAGCATCTTCATCAACATCATCGATGCTCGAGAATTCAATAGCTCGAAGCATATCGAGTTCGCGCTTCACTTCTTCGTAATCACTCCACTTGTTGACCTTGGTCTGCAAGGCATCACGATCAGCCTTGAGCGACTTGAGTTCTCGTTCCACACCGCGGAGCTTCGATTCTACTTCATTCCTCGCCGCGTCCTTGTCATGGCGCGCTGCGTCTAGCTTGCGCAGAAGAGATGTGTTCTCGGACCGTAACCTCAAGAATGAGGGATCATCTTCGACTGCTGTGCTTCTGGCCGAGCTGTTCGACTGACTTGCAGACTGTGCCAGCTCCATGCGCAGCTGTTCGTTCCTCGCTTCCACCTCGGCCAGTCGCATATTCACCTTCTCCAGTTCCGAATTGGCAATCTCGAGCTCGGCTGCTGTAGCACTACTGCGAACGACATCTGGTGTGTCATTGCCCGACTTCTCCAGACGCTGCGACACTTCATAGTTTGCCTTGAGTTCTTTGAGCAAGCGGTCTTGGTTCTCAACCTTCTCCTCCAGACTTCGCTCTTTCGATGTCCAGTTGTCTTCCTTCTCCTTCAGCACAGCGGACCACGACTCTTCCACTTCCTTGATGCGACTGTCTTGCGATCCTTCGAAGGACTGCCTCTTCCCACGTTCTTCCTCCAACTGTTTCTCAGTACCTTCCAACTCGCTGTTCAACGTTGACACCTGCTTGTGCAGTCTTTCGTTCTCCGACTCCAGCTTTGGTACAACCTCGTCAGCCGTGACCAGCGAGTCAATGGAGGCTTCAAGCAGCGGGTATGGATCCGGTGCTTCTGACAAGGGTGAGTATGCTTGCATGAACGCTGCCGAGACTGATTTGCTTTGGTTGGAGAGCAGATCGATGTAGCCTTGGTACATCTTGAGCAGGTCCTTGATCTCGCCCAGCTTGCCAGCATCGCCCAGTTTGCGGAACTCCTTCGTCTTTGTCGCAAGTTCTTTCCTGTGTACCAGTGACTCCTTCTGCTGATTCACCATGTCTGCAGCAGTCGTGTCCAGGCTTGAGACCAGCTTGGTCAGGTCTAGCGATCGCCATGCTGCTACTGCTTGCTGGAATTTGTTGGCTGTGTCGGTGGAGGGTCTTGCAACGCTGTCGTGACTCGCTCTCGCTGCGCCATTCTGCGCCTCATTCGCACCCTCGATGGTGTAGTCTTCATCGTGTTCCTCTGTCGTCCCGACCATCTTCACGGCCGCATTACTCCCCCTGCTGCAAGCCGCGCGTGGTCCTTCGTATCTTGTCTGGGAGGTGTGCCAGTCGCGATTGTTGCCGGGTCCTCAGTATCAGTATGGTTATGGATGCCAATCGTTGTTCTCAGGGCTCGTGATTGTAGTGGTGGTGTATAGCGTTGCGGAGAATACGGAGGTGTCCTTTAGAATAAGAGCACCACGCCTCGGAGCTGATGCTGTGGGGAAGGTGCAGCGGAAGGATTGCATGTGAAGGCAGCACCATCAATGTTGATATCTGCATTACATGAACGCCCCAATGGCTCGGCGACAATTGGCAGAGAGGGTCTAATGCGATGAACGAACACATCTGGCTGCTATGGGATCTACAGATGGTTCCGATGCAGCAACATCCTACAACCAGCATGGCACACCGGGCAGCTACACACTGCGCGAGCTGATCAGAGATGTCCCGCTGTCCACCGACGAAGACGGCGTGCAGGCGCATATCACCTGCGTAGATGCATGGAACGGCAATCTCTACATCGGCACCTCCGCTGGCGAGATCCTCCACTATGTATCTATCCCGCCTGATCCGTCCGACGAGAGCGGCCAGCCAAGCTACATCTTCGCGACAAAGATCGAGCCCACCTTCAACACAGCACAGGAGGGAGCAGAAGCTGGAGTCAAGCAGATACTGCTGCTACCAAACGTGAGCAAGGCATGCATAGTCTGCAACCAGACGCTTACGTTCTTTACCCTTCCGGAGCTGAGTCCTGCATATGGTGGAATCAAGCAAGCAAGCTGTTCCTGGGTCGGTGGACTGGACAAAGATGTGGTTGGCCAAGAGAATGGAAACGGCACAGTTGTGGTGATATGTCTAAGGCAAAGGCTGCGCTTGATCCGCATGAAAGAGGATGGAACACGACCAGAGAAGGTCAGGGACATTGAGCTCGCTGGTATCACAGTCCTAGAGCGGAGAGGAGATCTTGCGTGTGTTGCAGATGGGCAAATATACTCCTTGCTAGATGTAGTCAACCATCGCAAGAACGAGCTTTTTCCCATCTCGTCGTTGAGCGTGCCTCAGTCACCCAGGCAAGAAGAGCTCGTACCACCATTGCAGAATCGCCCTGCTGCGCGAAGCTTCTCATCTCGCAGTCCCGTGCGTCATGGCCGCGGCCATCAGAGGAATATCAGCTTAGGTGGCAAGCCACAGAGCAATGATCGCCTGCGACCAGACAGCAGCTCGCCTTGGCCAGCAAGAGGCTCTTCGCGACAGGACGAGTCGCCTGTTGCACCTTCAAGCAGACAAGAAAGCCCCACGAAGCCTGCGCCTGAGCCTGCCTCACGAACTTCCACAGACTCACAGCCGGTAGAAGACGCAAAACCATCCCGACCAATACCTCCACATGTCTTATCAGCGACACCTAATGAGTTCCTGTTGACAACTGGCACCAAGCTGGAAGACCCCGGTGTAGGCATGTTCGTCAACCTCGATGGTGATGTCGTGCGTGGCACGATGGAGTTCAGCAGCTACCCGGAGTCGCTTGTGCTGGATGGCACGGGTCAATCACCTGTCATTCCATCATCTGATAGCGAAAGTCAGGCGGGCTACGTTCTTGCCGTGGTTCGAAGACAGCATGAAGGCACGGCGCAAGTCTGTATTGAGGTGCAAAGATGGGATGTTGATCCAGGTGAAGCTCATCGAAGTAAAGAATGGCTGACGGTGGAATCGACACAAGAGAATGCTGAGGACGATTCGTACACTCGTGGCGTTGGCCTAAGAAATGCTTCTACTTCCGTCGAGCTTACCACCAATGGGGTATCATCGGGATTACGACTGAGGCGATTGATCATTAGCGATGCTACGGACGAGACCACCGATACACCACGGAATGAGGAAGAAGATAAGCTTGCTGCACGCTTCGCTCATGTTCAAGCCAATGTTCTCCTATATGCCAAAGACAAAGTCTCTTGGATCGCCAGAACGCCACTAATTGTCCAGCTAGATCGACAGCTGGACGCTGCGTTGCAGCAGTCAGAAGAATTTCAGCTCTCGATCGATGTGCCGACAGTACAAAGCGTGGTCAACAGCGTTCGCGGACAGGAGCCTCGAGACGAGCTCGAGTTTCTTACCTTGACGTACGTCCGACAAAAGGCAGCCATACTCTTGTTTGGCAATCTCGTCCTGCAGACCATCGGCGGTGTCATATCGTACGAGCACGACAAGCGACGGACAGAAGATGCGCTAGTAGCGGGCGAGATCGACCCCCGTATAGTTCTGACATTACTGCCTCCACTTGACCAAGAAATCATCGAGGGTAAGCACGGAATGTGGATGCCTCAGGGACTTCGTGACACTGTCGACAAGCTCCGTAAGGGCTTCAGTGCCAAAGAGTTGAAGCGCGATGTCAAAGGACCCTACGGCGACAATCTACTGAAGCTCATCAAGCAGTATTTGATGGAATGGCGAAAGAAGAAAGGTTTTGGGAGTGTTGCTGACGAAGCATCTGTGTTCCAAACAGTGGATGCCGCTTTGCTCCACGTTCTATTCCTGCTCGATGAGAACAGTCCTCGAGGGCCAGCTACGCCCGGCACAATACGTGAGGAGCTCAATCAAGTCGTTGACAAGGGCGTCGACTGCTTCGACAGAGCTATCGAGCTTTGCGAGCAGTTTCAGCGACTTTACGTTCTGGGTCGCTTGTACCAAAGTCGCAAGCTGGTATCGCAAGTTCTGGCCACCTGGAAACGCATAGTCGAAGGTGAGAAAGACGCAGGCGGCGAAATGATCAAAGGCGAGCACGACATCCGAAGGTACCTGGCCGTGATCCGAGACGCTACCCTTGTGCAAGACTACGGTGCCTGGCTGGCGCATAGGAACCCCAAGCTCGGCGTCCAGATCTTTGCTGATGATAAAAGTAGAGTGCGTTTCCAGCCCAAGCAAGCGGTGGCAATTCTGAAGGCGAGAGCGCCTGGTGCTGTCAAGGACTACCTGGAGCACCTTGTCTTTGGCAAGAAGGATGTTGAATACATCAATGATCTGATTGTCTTCTACCTGGACACAGTCTTGCACGAGCTGGAGGGATCTAAAGACTCGAGAAGTACACTAATACAGTCGTACGAGACGTACAGAGCTCTACATCCCCCAAAGCCAACATACAGAGAGTTCATCACCGACAATGCAATCGAAGCCGAATGGTGGCAGAACCGGCTCCGCCTTCTACAGCTCATCGGCGGCAGCCACGGCGCAGCATCTCAATACGACGTCCACACTCTAGGCGAACGACTCGCACCCTACAGCAACGAGCTAGTACCCGAGATGATCATCCTCAACGGCAGAGAAGGCAAGCACGAAGCAGCCCTACGACTGCTAACCCACGGCCTCGGCGACTACGACACAGCAATCCGTTACTGCCTCCTCGGCGGCTCAAGTATCTTCCACCCCAGCTCCGGCCTCGTACCCGACCAACCACTCCCCAGCAAGGAGGAACAATCCCACCTCTTCCAATACCTCCTCAATGAATTCTTCAAAATCGAGCATCTCAGCGAGAGACTCGAACGTACTGCAGAGCTACTGGAGCGATTCGGGGGATGGTTCGATGTGGCGCAGGTTCTGGATCTGATTCCCGAGGACTGGAGTGTGGAGTTGGTTTCGGGGTTTCTGGTTCATGCGTTTAGGAGGTTGGTTGGGGAGAGGAATGAGAGTGATGTTGTGAAGGCGTTGTGTAGTGCGCAGAATTTGAGAAGGAGTGGGGAGTGGGTTGAGAAGATGGAGGCTGTGGGGGCCTCTGTGGTGGTTGATTCGGGGGGAGGGGATGTGGGGTGAGAGATGGGATGGTAGAAAGCACAGGATGTGTATGAAGTTATGAAGACCCGCCCTCGCGTCATGCACAACAGTCAGCGGTGAATGCGAAGACGGACGAGAAGAGGAGGTATAGTCACCTTACACCTTCGGTCGTACTCCACGGCAACCCTTGTTCTGGCTAACCGGAGAGCTGAAGAGAGCTGTCGAACCCTACCGTTCTGTGTTTTGAGCTCTTGGTACCGCAGACGAACCCAATATCGAGCCCAGCAACACCGTGGTTGACATTCAATATTGTAGTTCAAGGAGCGTATCACAAGCTTCGAATCCAGTGGGTTAGGACCGGGCAATCGGGGCGAGTGTAGCAGCGTACCACCAGTCGCGGTGGGATACAGTCTCTGTTCACCTCCGATCGTTATCCACCGGTTTGACTGGCTGTTGCAAGGTCGAGAAAGAGGCATAGGTTCCAGCGTCATTGGTGCTTCCGGATGCTATAAAACCGCGCTTGGCCAGGGTTTAAAGCGCTTTTGCGGTGCTTTTGTCGTCCTCTTGCCTGCGTCTGGAGGTTACAGGGTTGAAAGTGGGTAACGATGGGACGTGAACAGAGACTTCATAAAATGATATGCTGAAAGGCCTCCGTCCTTATTGAAATGAGCGAAGGGTAGCACCCGCAGCTCGAGGAAGCAGTTGTCCGCTGTCCTCGCGATACCGCATGCTGCTGTCGTCGCAACGTGTATATATATTGTTTCCTACGTACTCGGAAGAGGATTCACCGCGCCGGGGCTAAGAAGCGAGCCAATTAAATAATTGTAGGCTCTTTTTCAGCCAATTAGACGACAGCTCGAGTTTGTTAGCGATGGCCTTTATCCTAAGACCTACCCCTACTAAGCACGGACCTTCCCCTTCCCCTTCCCTTTCCCCTTCCCCTTCCCCTTCTACCCCTTTACCTTCCCGTTCGCAGCGCTTCGAAGGTGACAGAGTCTGATTGTTATTCTCGCTCCGGGGCGCTTAGAGGGTACGCTCGAGTGCTCGCAAGCTCGCACGTCGCAACCCTCACCGCGCGCCCTTCGCTCAATCACACTTCGCTCGGCATGAGTTGACTGCTGTGCAACTGTGGACACAGCCTCTAGCAAATCGTCGACACACTACCTTTGAGACGTCGCCATGGAAGACTCACCACTTGGGCGTATTCCTGGAGAACATCGAAACGAGATGATGCGACATCTCTTGGTACGGGACCGCACCGTACAGATACAGGTCACCTGCCCAGTGGCTACACTTCAGCACTACGAAGACGGTCACGAGGACGGTGTGTTTGACGCCCACAACAACATCAGTGCGGCTTTCCCCTTTCTTGTTGAGCTGCACCAGAATCCGCGAAGGGGGACACTCCATTTTCCTGGCCGAGAACAAGTTCCGATTCCTGACGTACATACTCGAATGCCAAGATCAGGGTTGCCAGAAAACTAAGGCAAGCGATGCCAGCCGCATATTTTGGTGGTTGGAAAGGTTCGGACGGCAAGCAAGACATGTAAAACACATCACCCTATCGAGCGCGTGGGGCTCTATCGAGCCCGGCGCACTCCATCAGCCCATCATTGGAGTCCTGATCGATCTCCTCAGAGGCCTTAAGCGGACACTGAGCCATTTTGGTTCGGGGTGCAAGATCAGTCTAGCTATTCGCTATCAACTGGCGTCCTTACATACTCGGTAGCAGAGACCACGTCTCTTCGCTGAAGGCAACCTGCATTCGTGGCAGGAACGCTGCAGAGATGCAGACGTCTTACGAGGAGGCCTTCGGAGACGAGGAAGGCCTCATCGCCGGTGCATTCGAAGATTCCGGGGAAATAAGAACTCCGCGCAGAGTTGCTAAGATCAGGCGCCGGTTGCAGGCTGTGGGCTAGGCTGTACAGATGCTACTTACGGAGCTGCATCGACTGGGTTCATGATATTATCGCCGTATCGTGCAAAAGAGTCCTGCAGGAGTTGGAGAGACGAGAAAAGAAGGCCCGCAGGTCAAGGGTGCTGTGTCGTGACGAAGAAGCGAGTAGGTCATACCGGAGTACATGATAGCGCTGAGCCATTATCTACATCTATAGATTCTTAGTATTGCTATGCTAAACGTTCAAGATTATCACTTCTTGCTAATCCCACACTTCCTCAAACACTGCTCAACCCCCAGCGCCACATTCGCCGTTATGACCTTTCTGAAGTCTTCGATACTAGCGCCGTTGATTGATTGCACGCCGAGATCAGCTTCCACCAGCTCTGCGTCGAATCCAAATAGCGTCTGAGCAGCCTGTTCGACACCGGGGTCTTCTGATGCGAAGCCGGCTACGAATACGGCTGGTTCGCAGTCGGGGTTGAACTCGGTGTGGGCGGCGCCTGGGGTTGATGTTAGATTTTTGTTGATGTTGAGATGGATGGGGCTGGGTGGATTGAATGTACCTTGG from Fulvia fulva chromosome 2, complete sequence harbors:
- a CDS encoding Transforming growth factor-beta receptor-associated protein 1, whose amino-acid sequence is MGSTDGSDAATSYNQHGTPGSYTLRELIRDVPLSTDEDGVQAHITCVDAWNGNLYIGTSAGEILHYVSIPPDPSDESGQPSYIFATKIEPTFNTAQEGAEAGVKQILLLPNVSKACIVCNQTLTFFTLPELSPAYGGIKQASCSWVGGLDKDVVGQENGNGTVVVICLRQRLRLIRMKEDGTRPEKVRDIELAGITVLERRGDLACVADGQIYSLLDVVNHRKNELFPISSLSVPQSPRQEELVPPLQNRPAARSFSSRSPVRHGRGHQRNISLGGKPQSNDRLRPDSSSPWPARGSSRQDESPVAPSSRQESPTKPAPEPASRTSTDSQPVEDAKPSRPIPPHVLSATPNEFLLTTGTKLEDPGVGMFVNLDGDVVRGTMEFSSYPESLVLDGTGQSPVIPSSDSESQAGYVLAVVRRQHEGTAQVCIEVQRWDVDPGEAHRSKEWLTVESTQENAEDDSYTRGVGLRNASTSVELTTNGVSSGLRLRRLIISDATDETTDTPRNEEEDKLAARFAHVQANVLLYAKDKVSWIARTPLIVQLDRQLDAALQQSEEFQLSIDVPTVQSVVNSVRGQEPRDELEFLTLTYVRQKAAILLFGNLVLQTIGGVISYEHDKRRTEDALVAGEIDPRIVLTLLPPLDQEIIEGKHGMWMPQGLRDTVDKLRKGFSAKELKRDVKGPYGDNLLKLIKQYLMEWRKKKGFGSVADEASVFQTVDAALLHVLFLLDENSPRGPATPGTIREELNQVVDKGVDCFDRAIELCEQFQRLYVLGRLYQSRKLVSQVLATWKRIVEGEKDAGGEMIKGEHDIRRYLAVIRDATLVQDYGAWLAHRNPKLGVQIFADDKSRVRFQPKQAVAILKARAPGAVKDYLEHLVFGKKDVEYINDLIVFYLDTVLHELEGSKDSRSTLIQSYETYRALHPPKPTYREFITDNAIEAEWWQNRLRLLQLIGGSHGAASQYDVHTLGERLAPYSNELVPEMIILNGREGKHEAALRLLTHGLGDYDTAIRYCLLGGSSIFHPSSGLVPDQPLPSKEEQSHLFQYLLNEFFKIEHLSERLERTAELLERFGGWFDVAQVLDLIPEDWSVELVSGFLVHAFRRLVGERNESDVVKALCSAQNLRRSGEWVEKMEAVGASVVVDSGGGDVG